Genomic window (Rossellomorea aquimaris):
CTGCGCTTCCCGTTTTATTTATTTAACCCTCTTTGACTACATTTGTCTACTGTCAAAAAACGATCATACTTAATAAAGCCTATGAAGACAAACAATGATCCGAAAACATTACATGCCACTCTGAACGAGTGTACGATTTTGAATTCTCGTACGGTCTGTTTTAGGAATTCTACAGAATGAACGTTAGCACCTTCAATGAACATTATTTCATTTCGCGGCCACTCAAATAGAATAGAAGCTGCCCCTTCAAAAATAATTGCCAGCAGACTAAGTATTATCCACTTTCTTGCGGGTTTCACTTTCCACCCTAAGATCGCTGCTAGAACACCCGTTAATATACTTACAAATCCTAATGGAGGAAAGTAGGTATGGGGACTTGCAACCTCCATCCATTCCATGGACGATTCCAATGTCTCCGGTACGTTGTGAAAAATATTTGGATAGACCATGAATGTATTCAGCAAGATGCTCCCTAACATAATCCACTGTATCCATAAGTGGGATAAAACTGAATAATACCCTAATTTTTTTATCATAAGCTAAACTCCTTTTCATTTTTATTAGATTAGTGGTCGGGGGGAAACTTTGGTTATTAGGACTATGATTTCATTTTTTCTAAGAATCTCATATTTACTGCTAATACATAGTGATTAACTCTCTCCCCATTCGCTGCTATGTCCTCATTTTAATGAGAACTTCTAAATCAATTCTTATGGATTTCTTAAATAATTCTTAAATAGGTGTCGTAGTATCTGAGAGAAGAAAATAGAGCGCGATTATTTTCCTATGAATAAGAAGCGACGGGACTCTCCAGTGTATTCCTTTTAATAAAACGCTCTTTTCGTAAAGATTGTTGTTTTTAACAGAAGTTCTGCAAGGCTCTGTCAATTAGTGTGTGCTGGATGGTGAGGGGAGCTGCTCCGCTTTCCGCGGACGTTCGGCCGAGCCTCCTCAGCTTAGCCGAACGGGGTCTCGGCACGCCCGTACTTCCGCAGGAGTCTGCGCAGTTCCCCTCACCATCTTTAACAGTATTTTCATGACAGAGCTTCAAGGTGTGCAAGAAACTAGAAAAAATAATCCTTCTTCCTTAAAAGGAAAATCAATCTCTACTTAACTTAAATGAGATTGTTTGCTAAAATTCTTGTTTAAATTGTTTTCCGTAAAGGATTCATGCTTAGAAAGTTGATTGGAGCGGAAGGATGATCGACTCCTGCGGGAATAGCTGGACAGGTGAGACCCCGGAGGCGCAGCCGAGGAGGCTCACCGCCAGCCCCGCGGAAAGCGAGCATCCTGGAGCGGAAATCAACTATTACTTTCTCCTCTACAATAGCAACAAACTTTACGAAAAGAGCCTAATAAAAAAAGAAGTGCTGTAACCGTCCCGCTTCTTTCTAATCTCATATATCAATGCTTCACTTTCCTTTTAAAGGCTTCACCTTTAAAAGCCACTGCATATCGCATCATATTTTATTGCCAAATAGAAAAAGACACTCGCAAAGGAGTGCCTTTAAGTATAAATATAGATTTATCCAACGTTCTTTTTCTTTACTGGAATCCAAATCTCACTTCTATACTCCGGATTCCCTGTGTCCTTACTCTCATTCCATACAATTTCAGGACCTTCAACTGCCTCATATCCTGAAGCTGGAAACCACTCAGAGTATATCCTGCCCCACACATTTTGAAGTGTTTCCGGGAATGGTCCAATCGATTCGAATACTGCCCAGGTACTTGCTTTAATTTTTAATTCATCAAATTCTCCTGTTTCATCACTGGAAGTTGCCACCCCGATGTAATGATCCAACTCACCCTTTTCTTCCATTCTTCCTTCAGAAAAATTAGTTGAAGCACTGATAATACCTGTTGGTTCTAGGTTTGAAAGTGTTTTTAATTGTTTAATAACCTCAGGTGTTAATCGCTCATACATTTTAGCAATCTCTGGATTTACTCCGTTAAAAATTATAGGAACCCTCTTCTTAAAGCCCACTACCTTAAATGGTGCTTTTTCAACAATACGATAATTCATTTCGCATCCTCCTTGAATTGTTAGTTGAAAGGTCATTTTAGGATAGGCTTTTAATGGCGTATTCTCCCTTCTTGCTTCAGAAGGTAGAAAGCCATGCATAGAATGAAAAGCACGGGTGAATGAATCAGCTGAACTATATCCGTATTTGACAGCAATATCAATTATTCTCAAATCGCTATCTTTCAAATCAAGGGCAGCCAGAGTCAGTCTTCTTCTTCGAATATATTCTGATAAGCTTATGCCTGATAAAAAAGAAAACATCCGTTTAAAATGATATTCTGAACAGAAAGCAATTTTCGATATTTCGCTATATTCAATATCCTCCGTCAGGTGCCCTTCAATGTAAGCCAATGCATCATTCATCCTTTTTAAAGAATCCATCAAATAACCTCCTTTCACCAACAATATTATTAAAGAACGCGTTAATCCATCCGACAATCTGTGCACAATTTAGTCGACACCTTATAGACTATAGCTTATTATTACAATATTTCAATATACCCCTCTGTTCCATGTACCCGGATTTTTTGCCCATCTTTTATCATTTTGGTAGCATTTTCAACACCGACGACTGCCGGTAAGCCATATTCACGTGCGATCACGGCTCCGTGGGTCATCAAGCCACCAACTTCTGTGACTAAACCTTTGATGGATACAAATAATGGTGTCCAGCTGGGGTCGGT
Coding sequences:
- a CDS encoding AraC family transcriptional regulator, which produces MDSLKRMNDALAYIEGHLTEDIEYSEISKIAFCSEYHFKRMFSFLSGISLSEYIRRRRLTLAALDLKDSDLRIIDIAVKYGYSSADSFTRAFHSMHGFLPSEARRENTPLKAYPKMTFQLTIQGGCEMNYRIVEKAPFKVVGFKKRVPIIFNGVNPEIAKMYERLTPEVIKQLKTLSNLEPTGIISASTNFSEGRMEEKGELDHYIGVATSSDETGEFDELKIKASTWAVFESIGPFPETLQNVWGRIYSEWFPASGYEAVEGPEIVWNESKDTGNPEYRSEIWIPVKKKNVG